In Methanothrix sp., a genomic segment contains:
- a CDS encoding lamin tail domain-containing protein, with product MRSNIWIISLAAALMILAFSAMASVVINEMELNPPKGGAEWIELYNSGNESVDISGWTATITDGSWIGELSAVPEGTILPAGGFYVMDGQKSWNHTNGGYATLFTASGEEVDRTAFRVDSLGNDFTFGWHPDGYDTNTDSDWGLAAGTRGSSNIL from the coding sequence TTGAGATCAAACATATGGATTATCTCTCTTGCTGCTGCATTGATGATCCTGGCCTTCAGCGCGATGGCATCAGTGGTCATAAATGAGATGGAACTGAACCCCCCGAAGGGAGGAGCCGAATGGATCGAGCTTTATAATTCTGGAAATGAGAGCGTGGACATCAGCGGCTGGACGGCCACCATCACCGATGGCAGCTGGATAGGCGAGCTATCAGCCGTTCCCGAGGGGACAATCCTCCCCGCTGGCGGATTCTATGTCATGGATGGCCAGAAATCATGGAACCATACCAATGGCGGATATGCTACCCTCTTCACGGCATCCGGCGAGGAGGTGGACAGGACTGCCTTCCGGGTGGACAGCCTGGGAAATGACTTCACCTTTGGCTGGCATCCAGACGGATATGATACGAACACAGATAGCGATTGGGGCCTGGCGGCTGGAACCCGTGGGTCCTCCAATATCCTCTAA